Proteins encoded in a region of the Natronorubrum halophilum genome:
- the htpX gene encoding zinc metalloprotease HtpX: protein MNWQADWGLRFRMFLTMFLLFALYIVFAGAISLYMGGSMIVFVLVFGGFSLVQYYFSDTLTLRSMGAKQVSADEYPQLHGSIERLSQQADLPKPKVAVVDSNVPNAFATGRNQKNAAVAVTTGLMRTLDQDELDGVLAHELAHVKNRDMMVMTIASFLSTIAFMIVRWGAFFGGGRGRGGGRGGGGIIAAILVSLLVWIISYLLIRALSRYREYSADRGAAAITGNPSALASALLKISGEMDKVPKDDMREEAEMNAFFIIPIKSGIVGRLFSTHPPTERRVEQLRDLEREMTAL, encoded by the coding sequence ATGAACTGGCAGGCGGACTGGGGTCTACGGTTTCGGATGTTCCTGACGATGTTCCTGCTGTTTGCGCTGTACATCGTCTTCGCCGGAGCTATTTCCCTCTACATGGGCGGTAGCATGATCGTCTTCGTGCTCGTGTTCGGCGGCTTCTCGCTGGTCCAGTACTACTTCAGCGATACGCTCACGCTCCGGAGCATGGGTGCGAAGCAAGTCTCGGCCGACGAGTACCCGCAACTGCACGGCTCGATCGAACGGCTCTCCCAGCAGGCCGACCTCCCGAAGCCGAAAGTGGCTGTCGTCGACTCGAACGTGCCGAACGCGTTCGCGACCGGGCGCAACCAGAAAAACGCCGCCGTCGCGGTGACGACGGGACTGATGCGAACCCTCGATCAGGACGAACTCGACGGCGTCCTCGCACACGAACTCGCCCACGTCAAGAACCGGGATATGATGGTCATGACCATCGCCTCGTTCCTCTCGACGATCGCGTTCATGATCGTCCGCTGGGGCGCGTTCTTCGGCGGCGGCCGCGGGCGCGGCGGCGGTCGTGGTGGCGGCGGCATCATCGCCGCCATCCTCGTCTCGCTGCTCGTCTGGATCATCAGCTACCTGCTCATCCGCGCGCTCTCCCGATATCGCGAGTACTCCGCCGACCGCGGCGCGGCGGCGATCACCGGGAACCCCTCGGCGCTGGCCTCGGCGCTCCTGAAGATCTCGGGCGAGATGGACAAGGTTCCCAAAGACGACATGCGCGAGGAGGCCGAGATGAACGCGTTCTTCATCATCCCCATCAAGTCCGGCATCGTCGGTCGACTGTTCAGCACCCACCCGCCGACCGAGCGTCGCGTCGAACAGCTTCGCGACCTCGAGCGAGAGATGACCGCGTTATAG